Proteins from a single region of Pseudodesulfovibrio portus:
- a CDS encoding 6-hydroxymethylpterin diphosphokinase MptE-like protein translates to MENSKIAALVELGILCRGEPVEVSGDGAADHGPHAVSGHNQLCRFEHPQFQHPFEDPSLEAYAFFSADTPVQEALGRTRLVIVLGAADTPQLRACLESPNAVVVLFEPDERVLIGFLEAVGLARLNRKNFFCFTGDPYSFNPALQDLFPGDVFKRGTPLFLLTDRIDADYGPWAARVIDYFEVLHYRHVIYPLSGQGLTRSRPIRNIFRGLVYDQQRHAYQNIPDYLACPPIAELRNRLHGLPAILVAAGPDLPDKFEYIRANRDRAVVICVNNAVKPLVDAGIRPHFVIINDTSVDSGVVFRHIPELPETILVAHCLSELGDGRFRQKYLFGNFLPEIFGSREMLRLHGSVISTAFSLATLLGCPKCVLVGAQLASDNPWGLRYAEGTVKKSLESGEKPLIQRHPQLYPVTTPFGEQRYTTINFRDAALWLAEVIRLSGVECVNTSKSSILYGEGIEYDGEPELPEASVVQPFSRLFRAAPPNPDRKGVRRYVAHELGLWKSVSGAVRAMLDDDGPAMAAKGMAILKQLDGSNVTYMVERRKPFNNQKFYKLVFQGSEADRRAGLVHYFENVLDMSEEFLALLNTAARSV, encoded by the coding sequence ATGGAAAACAGCAAGATAGCAGCCCTGGTGGAACTCGGCATCCTCTGCCGGGGCGAGCCTGTCGAAGTCTCGGGCGACGGCGCGGCGGACCATGGGCCGCACGCGGTCTCCGGCCACAACCAGCTCTGCCGATTCGAGCATCCCCAGTTTCAGCATCCCTTTGAGGACCCTTCCCTGGAGGCGTACGCCTTTTTCTCCGCAGACACCCCTGTGCAGGAGGCCCTGGGCAGGACGCGCCTGGTGATCGTCCTCGGCGCGGCGGACACGCCCCAGCTGCGGGCCTGCCTCGAGTCGCCCAATGCGGTGGTCGTCCTCTTCGAGCCGGACGAGCGTGTGCTCATCGGTTTTCTGGAGGCGGTCGGGCTCGCCCGCCTGAACAGGAAGAACTTCTTCTGCTTCACCGGCGATCCCTATTCCTTCAACCCCGCCCTGCAGGACCTCTTTCCCGGCGATGTGTTCAAGCGGGGGACGCCGCTCTTCCTCCTGACCGACCGGATCGACGCGGACTACGGCCCGTGGGCGGCCCGGGTCATCGATTATTTCGAGGTGCTCCACTACCGGCATGTCATCTATCCCCTGTCCGGTCAGGGGCTGACCCGTTCCCGGCCGATCAGGAACATCTTTCGCGGCCTGGTCTACGATCAGCAACGGCACGCCTACCAGAACATCCCCGACTATCTCGCCTGCCCGCCCATCGCGGAATTGCGCAACCGGCTGCACGGCCTTCCCGCCATCCTGGTCGCCGCCGGTCCCGACCTGCCCGACAAGTTCGAGTACATCCGGGCCAACCGGGACCGGGCGGTTGTCATCTGCGTGAACAACGCGGTCAAGCCGCTTGTCGACGCGGGCATACGTCCCCATTTCGTGATCATCAACGACACCTCCGTGGATTCTGGCGTCGTGTTCCGGCACATTCCCGAGCTGCCGGAGACCATCCTGGTGGCCCATTGCCTGTCCGAACTGGGCGACGGCCGGTTCCGGCAGAAATACCTGTTCGGCAACTTCCTGCCCGAGATTTTCGGCAGCAGGGAGATGCTCAGGCTCCACGGGTCGGTCATCTCCACGGCCTTTTCCCTGGCCACCCTCCTCGGCTGCCCGAAGTGCGTCCTGGTGGGCGCGCAGCTGGCCTCCGACAATCCCTGGGGGCTGCGCTACGCCGAGGGCACGGTGAAGAAGAGCCTGGAGAGCGGGGAGAAGCCGTTGATCCAGCGTCATCCGCAGCTCTACCCGGTGACCACGCCCTTCGGGGAGCAGCGGTACACGACCATCAATTTCCGGGACGCGGCCCTGTGGCTGGCGGAGGTCATCCGGCTGTCCGGGGTGGAGTGCGTGAACACGTCGAAGTCGAGCATCCTGTACGGCGAGGGCATCGAGTACGATGGCGAGCCGGAGCTTCCCGAAGCATCGGTCGTCCAGCCCTTTTCGCGGCTGTTCAGGGCTGCTCCGCCCAATCCGGACCGAAAGGGGGTGCGCCGGTACGTGGCCCACGAGCTCGGCCTCTGGAAGAGCGTCAGCGGCGCAGTCCGGGCCATGCTGGACGACGACGGCCCGGCCATGGCCGCCAAGGGGATGGCCATCCTCAAGCAGCTGGACGGCAGCAACGTGACCTACATGGTGGAGCGGCGCAAGCCGTTCAACAACCAGAAGTTCTACAAGCTGGTTTTCCAGGGCAGCGAAGCGGATCGCCGGGCGGGCCTTGTCCACTACTTCGAGAACGTGCTGGACATGAGCGAGGAGTTTCTCGCCCTGCTGAACACGGCAGCCCGTTCGGTCTAG
- a CDS encoding NAD+ synthase, with protein sequence MKIGVLQLNPIVGDLKGNAARILKAANEAAELGADFCLTSEMALTGYPPRDLLLYSGFVGRTWKAAQGLALELKDGPPLLLGAVEQNATGQGKPVFNCALWCEGGEIRQVFRKTLLPTYDVFDEARYFEAAPLGDPEANILRWNGRTIAVTICEDAWNDKDYWEIRAYSRDPLEDAAKSSPDCIVNLSASPLFLGKQQLREDMLGAVAGKYKVPLVYANQTGGNDDLIFDGRSCAFSPGGKLMARAPGFAEAVMIVDVDDTDAGRISNDDFSREAETWHALVLGTRDYAHKSGFSTALVGLSGGIDSAVTAAVAAEALGPENVTCVLMPSPYSSKGSIDDSLALAENLGIRTYTLPIEPIMEQFGNTLAEPFAGREPDTTEENIQSRIRGNLLMALSNKFGALLLTTGNKSELAVGYCTIYGDMSGGFAVISDVDKTGVFALARWYNANVRRGAPGIPEPIITKPPSAELRPDQKDQDSLPDYAVLDSILELHVERHKSKEEIIDAGFDGETVERVLKLVRFAEFKRRQAAPGIKLTPRSFGTGWRMPLACRREL encoded by the coding sequence ATGAAAATCGGTGTGCTGCAACTCAATCCCATCGTCGGGGACCTGAAGGGCAACGCCGCCCGGATTCTCAAGGCCGCAAACGAGGCCGCCGAACTCGGAGCGGACTTCTGCCTGACCTCGGAAATGGCCCTGACCGGCTACCCGCCGCGCGACCTGCTCCTGTATTCCGGGTTCGTGGGCAGGACGTGGAAGGCGGCCCAAGGCCTGGCGCTTGAACTGAAGGACGGCCCGCCCCTGCTTCTGGGGGCGGTGGAACAGAATGCAACGGGCCAGGGCAAGCCGGTCTTCAACTGCGCCCTCTGGTGCGAAGGCGGCGAAATCCGCCAGGTCTTCCGCAAGACCCTGTTGCCCACCTACGACGTGTTCGACGAGGCCCGCTACTTCGAAGCCGCGCCCCTGGGCGACCCGGAGGCCAACATCCTGCGCTGGAACGGCCGGACCATCGCCGTGACCATCTGCGAGGACGCCTGGAACGACAAGGACTACTGGGAAATCCGCGCCTACTCCCGCGACCCCCTCGAGGACGCCGCGAAATCCTCACCGGACTGCATCGTCAACCTGTCCGCCTCGCCCCTGTTCCTGGGCAAGCAGCAGCTTCGGGAGGACATGCTCGGAGCCGTGGCAGGCAAGTACAAGGTGCCCCTGGTCTACGCCAACCAGACCGGCGGCAACGACGACCTGATCTTCGACGGCCGGTCCTGCGCCTTCTCGCCCGGCGGCAAGCTCATGGCCCGCGCCCCCGGGTTCGCCGAGGCCGTGATGATCGTGGACGTGGACGACACGGACGCCGGACGCATCTCGAACGACGACTTTTCCCGCGAAGCCGAGACCTGGCACGCCCTGGTCCTGGGCACCCGCGACTATGCGCACAAGTCCGGCTTCTCCACCGCCCTGGTGGGGCTGTCCGGGGGCATCGACTCCGCAGTCACCGCCGCCGTGGCCGCCGAGGCACTGGGACCCGAGAACGTGACCTGCGTGCTCATGCCCTCCCCCTATTCCAGCAAAGGGTCCATCGACGATTCCCTGGCACTGGCCGAGAATCTCGGCATCAGGACGTACACCCTGCCCATCGAGCCGATCATGGAACAGTTCGGCAATACCCTGGCAGAGCCCTTTGCCGGACGGGAGCCCGACACCACCGAGGAGAACATCCAGTCCCGCATCCGGGGCAACCTGCTCATGGCCCTGTCCAACAAGTTCGGGGCGCTGCTCCTGACCACGGGCAACAAGTCCGAGCTGGCCGTGGGCTACTGCACCATCTACGGGGACATGTCCGGCGGGTTCGCGGTCATCTCGGACGTGGACAAGACCGGGGTCTTCGCCCTGGCCCGCTGGTACAACGCCAACGTGCGCAGGGGCGCGCCCGGCATCCCTGAGCCGATCATCACCAAGCCGCCGTCCGCCGAGCTCAGGCCCGACCAGAAGGACCAGGACTCCCTGCCGGACTATGCAGTCCTGGACTCCATCCTGGAACTGCACGTGGAACGCCACAAATCAAAGGAAGAAATCATCGATGCGGGGTTTGACGGGGAAACCGTGGAGCGGGTGTTGAAACTGGTCCGGTTCGCGGAATTCAAGCGCCGCCAGGCCGCGCCCGGCATCAAGCTCACCCCGCGCTCCTTCGGCACGGGCTGGCGCATGCCCCTGGCCTGCAGGCGGGAACTCTAG
- a CDS encoding NAD-dependent epimerase/dehydratase family protein, translating to MSVCLVTGSGGLIGGETARFFASKGFDVVGVDNDMRSYFFGRQASTRWHVAKLSEGLPSYTHYAEDIRDPEAMDRVFARHGKDIAIVVHTAAQPSHDWAAREPLTDFDVNARATLILLEAVRKHCPEAVFIFTSTNKVYGDTPNALPLVETETRYELDESHPWHAQGIDETMSLDASTHSVFGASKVAADIMVQEYGRYFGMNTVVFRGGCLTGSGHSGAELHGFLAYLVKCGATGAPYTVFGYKGKQVRDNIHSSDLVNMFWHYFNAPRPGQVYNAGGGRHSNCSMLEAIALCEEITGREFNYTYADDNRVGDHMWWISDVSKFREHYPRWQYTYGIRDIVTEIYENTGERMSR from the coding sequence ATGTCAGTGTGTCTGGTGACGGGTTCAGGCGGCCTGATCGGAGGCGAGACGGCCCGATTCTTTGCGTCCAAGGGCTTTGACGTTGTCGGTGTGGACAACGACATGCGCAGTTATTTTTTTGGCCGGCAGGCGTCCACCCGGTGGCATGTCGCAAAGCTGTCCGAGGGCCTTCCTTCCTACACCCATTATGCGGAGGACATCCGCGATCCCGAAGCCATGGACAGGGTGTTCGCTCGGCACGGCAAGGACATCGCCATCGTGGTGCACACGGCGGCGCAGCCTTCGCACGACTGGGCGGCCCGCGAGCCGCTCACGGATTTCGACGTGAACGCCCGGGCCACGCTGATCCTGCTGGAGGCGGTCCGCAAGCACTGCCCGGAGGCCGTTTTCATCTTCACCTCCACCAACAAGGTGTACGGCGACACGCCCAACGCGCTGCCCCTGGTGGAGACGGAAACCCGCTATGAACTGGACGAGTCGCATCCGTGGCATGCGCAGGGGATCGACGAGACCATGAGCCTGGATGCGAGTACGCACAGCGTGTTCGGCGCGTCCAAGGTGGCGGCGGACATCATGGTCCAGGAGTACGGCCGGTATTTCGGCATGAACACCGTCGTCTTCCGTGGCGGATGCCTGACCGGATCGGGCCACAGCGGAGCCGAACTGCACGGTTTTCTCGCCTACCTGGTCAAGTGCGGGGCAACGGGTGCGCCCTATACGGTCTTCGGCTACAAGGGCAAGCAGGTCCGGGACAACATCCACAGTTCCGACCTGGTGAACATGTTCTGGCACTATTTCAACGCCCCCCGGCCCGGCCAGGTGTACAACGCGGGCGGCGGCAGGCACTCCAACTGCTCCATGCTGGAGGCCATCGCCCTGTGCGAGGAGATCACGGGCAGGGAGTTCAACTACACCTACGCGGACGACAACCGCGTCGGCGACCACATGTGGTGGATATCCGACGTGTCCAAGTTCCGGGAGCATTATCCCAGGTGGCAATACACCTACGGCATCCGGGACATCGTAACCGAGATTTACGAGAACACCGGGGAACGGATGTCCCGCTGA
- a CDS encoding Gfo/Idh/MocA family oxidoreductase, whose translation MSSPSVALIGTGYWGKNLLRNFHEIGALRVACDTSPDNLEAVTAAYPDIEKCTSVDEVFERRDIDAVVIATPAVTHFELVTRGLLAGKHVFVEKPLALDLDEARELVELAEERGLVLMVGHLMQYHPAFMKLMELCEDGTLGKINYICSNRLNLGKFRREENILWSFAPHDISMILRLTGEPPESVSATGGYFLHDKIADVTTTHMEFPSGVKAHIFVSWLHPFKEQKLVVVAEKCMAVLDDTLPWDTKLVLYPHEIVWKEQMPVPERSQGKPVELTEAEPLKEECRHFIDCISTGTTPRTDGREGLQVLHVLQDAQMSMDNGSNFVGAASGPSAFVHPSAVVDQGAEIGTGTKVWHFSHILSGSRIGTGCNIGQGTMIGPDVTIGNGCKVQNNVSIYKGVTLEDNVFCGPSMVFTNVFNPRAHIRRMDEARPTLVKKGATLGANCTIICGNTIGRYAFVGAGAVVTRDVPDHALVTGNPARITGWMCACGEKLDRDRQCPACKKDYAGTVRVQAPA comes from the coding sequence ATGAGCAGCCCATCTGTCGCCCTGATCGGCACCGGATATTGGGGAAAGAACCTTCTGAGGAATTTCCATGAAATCGGAGCATTGCGCGTTGCCTGCGACACCTCGCCCGACAACCTCGAGGCCGTGACCGCCGCCTACCCCGACATCGAGAAGTGCACGTCGGTGGACGAGGTCTTTGAACGTCGGGACATTGACGCCGTGGTCATCGCCACGCCCGCCGTCACCCATTTCGAGCTGGTCACCAGGGGACTCCTGGCGGGCAAACACGTGTTCGTGGAAAAACCCCTGGCGCTCGACCTGGACGAGGCTCGCGAGCTGGTGGAGCTGGCCGAAGAACGCGGCCTGGTGCTCATGGTCGGCCACCTCATGCAATACCACCCCGCCTTCATGAAACTGATGGAGCTGTGCGAGGACGGCACGCTGGGAAAAATCAACTACATCTGCTCCAACAGGCTCAATCTGGGCAAATTTCGCCGCGAGGAGAACATCCTCTGGTCCTTTGCCCCCCACGACATCTCCATGATCCTGCGGCTGACCGGCGAGCCGCCGGAATCGGTTTCCGCCACCGGCGGCTACTTTCTGCACGACAAGATCGCCGACGTGACCACCACCCACATGGAATTCCCGTCCGGGGTCAAGGCGCACATTTTCGTTTCCTGGCTGCACCCCTTCAAGGAACAGAAACTTGTTGTGGTGGCCGAGAAGTGCATGGCCGTACTGGACGACACCCTGCCCTGGGACACGAAACTCGTCCTGTACCCGCACGAAATCGTCTGGAAGGAACAGATGCCCGTCCCTGAAAGAAGCCAGGGCAAGCCCGTGGAACTCACCGAGGCCGAGCCCCTCAAAGAGGAATGCCGCCATTTCATCGACTGCATTTCCACCGGCACAACGCCCCGGACCGACGGACGCGAGGGGCTGCAGGTGCTGCACGTGCTGCAGGACGCCCAGATGTCCATGGACAACGGCAGCAACTTTGTCGGCGCGGCTTCCGGCCCCAGCGCCTTCGTGCACCCCTCGGCCGTGGTGGACCAGGGAGCCGAGATCGGGACCGGCACCAAAGTCTGGCACTTCTCCCACATCCTGTCCGGCTCCCGGATCGGCACCGGCTGCAACATCGGCCAGGGCACGATGATCGGCCCGGACGTGACCATAGGCAACGGCTGCAAGGTCCAGAACAACGTTTCCATCTACAAGGGCGTGACCCTTGAGGACAACGTCTTCTGCGGCCCGTCCATGGTCTTCACCAACGTCTTCAACCCCCGTGCCCATATTCGGCGCATGGACGAGGCCCGGCCCACCCTGGTCAAGAAGGGGGCGACCCTCGGTGCAAACTGCACCATCATCTGCGGCAACACCATCGGCAGATACGCCTTTGTCGGAGCCGGTGCCGTGGTCACAAGGGATGTACCGGACCACGCCCTGGTCACGGGCAATCCGGCACGCATCACCGGCTGGATGTGCGCCTGCGGTGAAAAGCTTGACCGCGACCGGCAGTGCCCGGCCTGCAAGAAGGACTACGCCGGAACCGTCAGGGTCCAGGCCCCGGCATAG
- a CDS encoding NAD-dependent epimerase/dehydratase family protein, whose product MDIKGKRFLVIGGAGFIGSHLADQLCEAGAEEVRIFDNLTRGSVENLASSMGRPNLTVYDKGGELMHRDILNDAMQGVDGVFHLAAMWLLHCYDFPRSAFEVNIGGTFNVLEAMLNNGVKKLVYSSSASVYGDAVSEPMKEDHPYNNTNFYGATKIAGEHMCRSLYHRYKDTDQAFDYAGLRYMNVYGPRQDYQGTYIAVIMKILDRLDQGLPPVVYGDGTQAYDFVYVGDCARANICAMRSDATDQCYNVGTGVKTSIKQLAELLLELTGSDLEIEYKPGGLTFVKNRVGCPEKAEQEIGFKADKDLREGLMNLIEWRRNHIEEVDRRRQKAK is encoded by the coding sequence ATGGATATAAAGGGAAAACGCTTTCTTGTTATCGGCGGTGCAGGGTTCATCGGTTCGCATCTTGCGGACCAGTTGTGCGAAGCGGGAGCCGAAGAGGTCCGGATATTTGACAACCTTACCCGTGGAAGCGTGGAAAATCTTGCCTCCTCCATGGGGCGGCCGAACCTGACCGTGTACGACAAGGGCGGCGAGCTCATGCATCGGGATATCCTGAACGACGCCATGCAGGGCGTGGACGGCGTGTTCCACCTGGCCGCCATGTGGCTGCTTCACTGCTACGACTTTCCGCGTTCCGCCTTTGAGGTCAACATCGGGGGCACCTTCAACGTGCTGGAGGCCATGCTCAACAACGGCGTGAAGAAGCTGGTCTATTCCTCTTCGGCCTCGGTGTACGGCGACGCCGTGTCGGAGCCCATGAAGGAGGACCACCCCTACAACAACACCAATTTCTACGGGGCCACCAAAATCGCGGGCGAGCACATGTGCCGCTCCCTGTATCACCGGTACAAGGACACGGACCAGGCCTTCGACTACGCAGGCCTCCGGTATATGAACGTGTACGGTCCGCGCCAGGATTACCAGGGCACGTACATCGCCGTGATCATGAAGATTCTGGACAGGCTCGACCAGGGATTGCCGCCAGTGGTCTACGGCGACGGCACCCAGGCCTACGACTTCGTCTACGTGGGCGACTGCGCGCGGGCCAACATCTGCGCCATGCGTTCCGACGCCACGGACCAGTGCTACAACGTGGGGACGGGCGTCAAGACCTCCATCAAGCAACTGGCCGAGCTGCTGCTCGAGTTGACCGGTTCCGACCTCGAGATCGAGTACAAGCCCGGCGGCCTGACCTTCGTCAAGAACCGCGTGGGCTGCCCGGAAAAGGCGGAGCAGGAGATCGGCTTCAAGGCGGACAAGGACCTCCGCGAGGGGCTCATGAATCTCATCGAGTGGCGCAGGAACCACATTGAAGAAGTGGACCGTCGGCGTCAGAAGGCGAAATAG
- a CDS encoding DegT/DnrJ/EryC1/StrS family aminotransferase — translation MYDIPLIKPFITDKVRERVLAVLDSGYLTEGPVTREFEERVAHWCGVDHCLAVTSCTTGLELGLRALGVGPGDEVIVPDYTYPATASVVSIVGAVPVIVDVDPQTMLIDCDALEAAITDRTRGVIPVSLFGNPLDWDRLNAIKERHSLFMLEDAACALGSSYKGMMTGSHADIAVFSHHPRKFITTGEGGTVTTRDGELHAFMHSYKHFGMETGQSRAGTQFSRIGTNYKMSNLLAAVGLEQIALIHELLAERRSQADRYLALLADVPGVSLPKITEGGEHSWQTFSVFVENRDAVMAAMREQGIEAQIGTYSLHMHPAYGDNGAVRIHGSMDGSRYAFEHALALPLYHGMTEAEQDRVVAALAGLAA, via the coding sequence GTGTACGACATACCACTCATCAAGCCGTTCATCACCGACAAGGTGCGGGAGCGCGTCCTCGCGGTCCTGGACTCCGGCTACCTGACGGAAGGTCCGGTCACCCGCGAATTCGAAGAACGGGTGGCCCACTGGTGCGGGGTCGACCATTGCCTGGCCGTGACCTCCTGCACGACGGGTCTGGAGCTGGGGCTGCGGGCCCTGGGCGTCGGTCCCGGCGACGAGGTCATCGTCCCGGACTACACCTATCCGGCCACCGCGTCCGTGGTCTCCATCGTGGGGGCCGTCCCGGTCATCGTGGACGTGGACCCGCAGACAATGCTCATCGACTGCGACGCCCTTGAGGCGGCCATAACCGACCGCACGCGGGGCGTCATCCCGGTATCCCTGTTCGGCAACCCCCTCGACTGGGACCGCCTGAACGCGATCAAGGAGCGGCATTCCCTGTTCATGCTGGAGGATGCGGCCTGCGCCCTGGGCTCCTCGTACAAGGGGATGATGACCGGGTCGCACGCGGACATCGCGGTCTTCAGCCACCACCCGCGCAAATTCATCACCACGGGCGAGGGCGGCACGGTCACCACCAGGGACGGCGAGCTCCACGCCTTCATGCACTCCTACAAGCATTTCGGCATGGAGACCGGCCAGAGCCGCGCCGGGACGCAGTTCTCCCGCATCGGGACCAATTACAAGATGAGCAACCTGCTGGCCGCCGTGGGGCTGGAGCAGATCGCGCTCATCCATGAACTGCTGGCCGAACGGCGTTCCCAGGCGGACCGCTATCTGGCGCTGCTGGCGGACGTGCCCGGCGTCAGCTTGCCGAAGATCACCGAGGGCGGCGAGCACTCCTGGCAGACGTTTTCCGTGTTCGTGGAGAACCGGGACGCGGTCATGGCGGCCATGCGCGAGCAGGGGATCGAGGCCCAGATCGGGACCTATTCCCTGCACATGCACCCGGCCTACGGGGACAACGGCGCGGTCCGCATTCACGGCTCCATGGACGGCAGCCGGTACGCCTTCGAGCACGCCCTGGCCCTGCCGCTCTATCACGGCATGACCGAGGCGGAGCAGGACAGGGTTGTCGCGGCGCTGGCCGGGCTGGCGGCGTAG
- a CDS encoding glycosyltransferase family 2 protein produces MTQTAKLVSMVVPTYNQADYLGPCLDSIWFQDYPNLEIVVVNDCSTDHTREVLEDFERAVNEDVVSFASNFNEDTGEIERTRHPRYAKEGRTLRILHNEENMGSTRTYNRGFQAATGDYCTYIASDDVCHPQMVSTLVEPLDNDEADFAYSDMFVFDDAGRILREFKLPEYSFKESFGDWYLCGVSKIYRRSLHEKLGWYNNDYLGNDHELFLRFAMNGVRFKHIARTLYSVRTHDGREENVHSESNWGKLLDESRGLVRKAREFMAAK; encoded by the coding sequence ATGACACAGACTGCCAAGCTCGTTTCCATGGTCGTTCCGACCTATAATCAGGCCGACTACCTCGGCCCCTGCCTGGATTCCATCTGGTTCCAGGATTATCCCAACCTGGAGATCGTCGTGGTCAACGATTGTTCCACGGATCACACCCGCGAGGTCCTTGAGGATTTCGAGCGGGCCGTGAACGAGGACGTGGTCTCCTTTGCCTCGAATTTCAACGAGGATACCGGCGAGATCGAGCGCACCCGCCATCCCCGTTATGCCAAGGAAGGCCGTACCCTGCGCATCCTGCACAACGAGGAGAACATGGGGTCCACCCGGACCTACAACCGGGGGTTCCAGGCGGCCACGGGGGACTACTGCACCTATATCGCGTCCGACGACGTCTGCCACCCGCAGATGGTCTCCACCCTGGTGGAGCCCCTGGACAACGACGAGGCGGACTTCGCCTATTCCGACATGTTCGTGTTCGACGATGCGGGCCGCATCCTGCGCGAGTTCAAGCTGCCGGAGTATTCCTTCAAGGAGAGTTTCGGCGACTGGTACCTGTGCGGCGTATCCAAGATCTACCGCCGCTCCCTGCACGAGAAGCTGGGCTGGTACAACAACGACTACCTGGGCAACGATCATGAACTGTTCCTGCGCTTCGCCATGAACGGCGTGCGCTTCAAACACATCGCCAGGACCCTGTATTCGGTGCGTACACACGACGGGCGCGAGGAAAACGTGCACAGCGAGTCCAACTGGGGCAAGCTGCTCGACGAGTCCCGCGGGCTGGTCAGGAAGGCGCGCGAATTCATGGCGGCCAAGTAG
- a CDS encoding methyltransferase domain-containing protein: MTSTAFHCPEHGIPLTASGDGYACPEGCSFPVVADIPRFVDSSNYARSFGLQWNRFRTTQLDSHTGTTISRDRLTRLAGGDLKKTFAGKRVLEAGCGAGRFTELLLEAGASVTAVDLSEAVEANLTNCGARGDYRVCQADIRRLPFAPGGFDVVLCIGVVQHTPDPEETLKALARQVAPGGLLIIDHYTYREGGVKWSSRTLRKHMLQRPSESSMRFVERLVNALWPMHRFLYRVRRAAWFTPVRKRLLHLSPVLDYQYAFPELSPELLHQWAVLDTHDVVTDYYQHRRTTDEIRAALEGNGLEALRVEYAGNGVEAMARKPES; encoded by the coding sequence ATGACGAGTACCGCCTTTCACTGCCCGGAACACGGCATCCCCCTGACGGCATCGGGCGACGGGTACGCCTGTCCCGAGGGGTGCTCCTTTCCCGTGGTCGCGGATATCCCGCGCTTCGTGGATTCCTCCAACTACGCCCGCTCCTTCGGGTTGCAGTGGAACCGCTTCCGGACCACGCAGCTCGACTCCCACACCGGGACGACCATCTCCCGCGACCGTTTGACCCGGCTGGCCGGGGGCGACCTGAAAAAGACCTTTGCGGGCAAGCGGGTGCTGGAAGCCGGTTGCGGGGCAGGGCGGTTCACCGAGTTGCTGCTGGAGGCGGGCGCGTCGGTCACGGCCGTCGACCTGTCCGAGGCGGTGGAGGCGAATCTCACGAACTGCGGCGCGCGCGGCGACTATCGGGTCTGCCAGGCGGACATCCGGAGGCTGCCCTTCGCCCCGGGCGGCTTCGACGTGGTCCTGTGCATCGGCGTGGTCCAGCACACCCCGGACCCGGAGGAGACCTTGAAGGCCCTGGCCCGGCAGGTCGCGCCCGGAGGGTTGTTGATCATCGACCACTACACCTACCGCGAGGGCGGGGTGAAGTGGAGCAGCCGGACCCTCAGGAAACACATGCTGCAGCGGCCCTCGGAATCCTCCATGCGTTTCGTGGAGCGGCTGGTGAACGCGCTGTGGCCCATGCACAGGTTCCTGTACCGGGTGCGCAGGGCGGCCTGGTTCACGCCCGTGCGCAAACGGCTGCTGCACCTTTCGCCGGTGCTCGATTACCAGTACGCCTTTCCCGAGCTGTCGCCGGAGCTGCTGCACCAGTGGGCCGTGCTCGACACCCACGACGTGGTCACGGACTACTACCAGCACCGGCGCACCACCGACGAGATCCGGGCGGCCCTTGAGGGCAACGGCCTGGAGGCCCTGCGGGTGGAGTACGCGGGCAACGGGGTCGAGGCCATGGCCCGGAAGCCGGAATCCTAG